From a region of the Ovis aries strain OAR_USU_Benz2616 breed Rambouillet chromosome 2, ARS-UI_Ramb_v3.0, whole genome shotgun sequence genome:
- the FAM43B gene encoding protein FAM43B: protein MLPWRRNKFVLVEDDAKRKAKSLSPGLAYTSLLSSFLRSCPDLLPDWPLERLGRVFRSRRQKVELNKEDPTYTVWYLGNAVTLHAKGDGCTDDAVGKIWARCGPGGGTKMKLTLGPHGLRMQPCERSSSGGPGGRRPAHAYLLPRITYCAADARHPRVFAWVYRHQARHKAVVLRCHAVLLARAHKARALARLLRQTALAAFSDFKRLQRQSDARHVRQQHLRAGGAPAASLPRAPLRRLLNAKCAYRPPPAAERGRGAPRLSSIQEEDEDQDEDAGPRERPEVLSLARELRTCSLRAAPAPPPPSQPRRWKAGPRERAGQAR from the coding sequence atGCTGCCCTGGAGGCGTAACAAATTCGTGCTGGTGGAGGACGACGCCAAGCGCAAGGCCAAGAGCCTGAGCCCGGGGCTCGCCTACACGTCGCTGCTCTCCAGCTTCCTGCGCTCCTGCCCGGACCTGCTGCCCGACTGGCCGCTGGAGCGCCTGGGCCGCGTGTTCCGCAGCCGGCGCCAGAAAGTGGAGCTCAACAAAGAGGACCCGACCTACACCGTGTGGTACCTGGGCAACGCCGTCACCCTGCACGCCAAGGGCGACGGCTGCACCGACGACGCCGTGGGCAAGATCTGGGCGCGCTGCGGGCCGGGCGGGGGCACCAAGATGAAGCTGACGCTGGGGCCGCACGGCCTCCGCATGCAGCCGTGCGAGCGCAGCAGCTCAGGGGGCCCCGGGGGCCGCCGACCGGCGCACGCCTACCTGCTGCCGCGCATCACCTACTGCGCGGCGGACGCGCGCCACCCGCGCGTCTTCGCCTGGGTCTACCGCCACCAGGCGCGCCACAAGGCCGTGGTGCTGCGCTGCCACGCCGTGCTGCTGGCGCGGGCGCACAAGGCGCGCGCCCTGGCTCGCCTGCTCCGCCAGACCGCGCTGGCGGCCTTCAGCGACTTCAAGCGCCTGCAGCGCCAGAGCGACGCGCGCCACGTGCGCCAGCAGCATCTCCGCGCAGGGGGCGCCCCCGCCGCCTCGCTGCCCCGCGCCCCGCTGCGCCGGCTCCTCAACGCCAAGTGCGCCTACCGGCCGCCCCCCGCCGCCGAGCGCGGCCGCGGGGCGCCGCGCCTCAGCAGCATCCAGGAGGAGGACGAGGACCAGGACGAGGACGCGGGGCCGCGCGAGCGGCCGGAGGTGCTCAGCCTGGCCCGCGAGCTGAGGACGTGCAGCCTGCGGGCCGCCCCGGCGCCTCCGCCGCCCTCGCAGCCCCGCCGCTGGAAGGCCGGTCCCCGGGAGCGAGCGGGCCAGGCGCGCTGA